One genomic region from Leifsonia poae encodes:
- a CDS encoding DUF2510 domain-containing protein — protein MSYVSGNVPPGWYPDPSGTGRQRWWDGQQWTTHFAPAASAFPVTPAPQPAAAQPTYGQPAYGQPASYGPVVPPRPQLAPGTRIYTVFIWLVVALPFVTTALLPFWNPFGGLEITQYADGYRSFGNPFALLGPMYFVILGVSFLAYGLSVLFAWLDFRELEKVGVVRPFHWAWSFLGSIVYVIGRSVIVRRVAPGRGLTPIWVTVGLYVLSLLVGVVWTVTLLNTLLHLASTFGSTGA, from the coding sequence ATGAGTTACGTGAGCGGCAACGTCCCACCCGGCTGGTACCCCGACCCGAGCGGCACCGGCCGGCAGCGCTGGTGGGACGGCCAGCAGTGGACCACCCACTTCGCGCCCGCCGCGTCGGCGTTTCCCGTGACCCCGGCGCCGCAGCCCGCCGCCGCGCAGCCCACGTATGGTCAGCCCGCGTATGGTCAGCCCGCATCCTACGGACCGGTGGTGCCGCCGCGCCCCCAACTGGCGCCCGGTACCCGCATCTACACGGTCTTCATCTGGCTGGTCGTGGCGCTCCCGTTCGTGACCACGGCGCTGTTGCCGTTCTGGAACCCGTTCGGTGGTCTCGAGATCACTCAGTACGCCGACGGCTACCGCTCGTTCGGCAACCCTTTCGCCCTTCTCGGCCCGATGTATTTCGTCATCCTCGGCGTCTCGTTCCTGGCTTACGGTCTCTCTGTGCTGTTCGCCTGGCTCGACTTCCGCGAACTCGAGAAGGTTGGTGTCGTGCGCCCGTTCCACTGGGCGTGGAGCTTCCTCGGCTCGATCGTCTACGTGATCGGCCGCTCCGTCATCGTGCGCCGTGTTGCCCCCGGCCGCGGCCTCACCCCGATCTGGGTGACCGTCGGCCTCTACGTGCTCTCACTGCTCGTCGGCGTCGTCTGGACTGTGACGCTGCTCAACACTCTCCTCCACCTCGCCTCCACCTTCGGCTCCACCGGGGCGTAG